One Melospiza melodia melodia isolate bMelMel2 chromosome 1, bMelMel2.pri, whole genome shotgun sequence genomic window carries:
- the CFAP418 gene encoding cilia- and flagella-associated protein 418, which yields MADDLDRLLDEVERRLCHRRGGGGQEQPAAAKEGRSAKVLMSAGSSEEDLDDIIDEICNDSSFTKTPPKLKSNSASLTPERNSVVVQAHGKRCCPVYLGGSLSPSGIGTNISKRACDRLRCTACDFRVSLFNDYVWDQSCDYLFFRNNMPELSKLRAKMIKKKGARAYACQCSWRSIDELTDLQTEQQLRWVCGKHGE from the exons ATGGCGGACGATCTGGACCGGCTGCTGGACGAGGTGGAGAGGCGGCTGTGCcaccggcgcggcggcggcggccaggAGCAGCCCGCGGCGGCCAAGGAGGGCAG atcAGCTAAAGTGTTAATGAGTGCTGGCAGCAGCGAAGAAGATCTGGATGACATTATTGATGAAATCTGTAATGACAGCAGCTTTACCAAAACACCGCCG AAATTGAAGTCTAATTCTGCAAGTCTCACACCTGAAAGAAATAGTGTTGTTGTACAGGCACATGGGAAAAG ATGCTGTCCAGTGTACCTGGGTGGAAGCCTTTCACCATCTGGGATAGGAACAAATATTTCAAAAAG AGCGTGTGATCGGCTGCGCTGCACTGCTTGTGACTTCCGCGTGTCGCTTTTCAATGACTACGTCTGGGATCAGTCCTGTGATTATCTTTTTTTCAG GAATAACATGCCTGAGCTCAGTAAACTAAGAGCAAAGATGATAAAGAAGAAAGGAGCACGTGCATATGCTTGTCAGTGCAGCTGGAGATCCATTGATGAATTAACTGACCTTCAAACAGAGCAGCAGCTTCGCTGGGTTTGTGGTAAACATGGAGAATGA